One Loxodonta africana isolate mLoxAfr1 chromosome 6, mLoxAfr1.hap2, whole genome shotgun sequence DNA window includes the following coding sequences:
- the STK16 gene encoding serine/threonine-protein kinase 16 isoform X2, giving the protein MGHALCVCSRGTVVIDNKRYLFIQKLGEGGFSYVDLVEGLHDGHFYALKRILCHEQQDREEAQREADMHRLFHHPNILHLVAYCMRDRGSKHEAWLLLPFFKRGTLWNEIERLKDRGSFLTEDQILLLLLGICRGLEAIHAKGYAHRDLKPTNILLGDEGQPVLMDLGSMNQARIHVEGSRQALALQSLGCVLYAMMFGEGPYDMVFQKGDSVALAVQNQLSIPQSSRHSSALRQLVASMMTVDPQQRPLIPVLLSQVEALQPLPPGQHTSQI; this is encoded by the exons ATGGGCCATGCGCTGTGTGTCTGCTCTCGGGGAACTGTCGTCATTGACAATAAGCGCTACCTCTTCATACAGAAACTGGGGGAGGG TGGGTTCAGCTATGTGGACCTAGTGGAGGGGTTACATGATGGACACTTCTACGCCCTGAAGCGAATTCTGTGTCACGAGCAGCAGGACCGGGAGGAGGCCCAGCGAGAAGCAGACATGCATCGGCTCTTCCATCACCCCAATATCCTCCACCTCGTGGCTTACTGTATGAGGGACCGGGGCTCGAAACATGAGGCCTGGCTGCTGCTACCCTTCTTCAAG AGAGGTACGCTGTGGAATGAGATAGAGAGACTGAAGGACAGAGGCAGCTTCTTGACTGAGGACCaaatcctgctgctgctgctgggtaTCTGCAGAGGCCTTGAGGCCATTCATGCCAAGGGTTATGCCCACAG AGACCTAAAGCCCACCAATATCTTGCTTGGAGATGAGGGGCAGCCTGTTTTAATGGACTTGGGTTCCATGAATCAAGCACGTATCCACGTGGAGGGTTCCCGCCAGGCCCTGGCCCTGCAG TCCCTAGGCTGTGTGCTGTATGCCATGATGTTTGGGGAAGGCCCTTATGACATGGTGTTCCAGAAGGGTGACAGTGTGGCCCTTGCTGTGCAGAACCAGCTCAGCATTCCACAAAGCTCCAG GCATTCTTCAGCATTGCGGCAGTTGGTGGCTTCCATGATGACTGTGGACCCCCAGCAGCGCCCTCTCATTCCTGTCCTTCTCAGTCAGGTGGAGGCACTGCAGCCCCTACCTCCTGGCCAGCACACTTCCCAAATCTGA
- the ANKZF1 gene encoding tRNA endonuclease ANKZF1 has product MSPTSAAAPAPASVSLFDLNADALIFQGLSLVSHVPREALAQALHCPGSGETESPKRKLLQGPPDISEKLHCLTCDHTLQNHQEQREHYKLDWHRFNLKQRLKDKPHLSALDFEKQSSTGDLSSISGSEDSDSASEEDLQIVDEERAKFEKPNQPRGFHPHQVLFRNAQGQFLSAYRCILGPRQVPPEEAGLLLQNLQSGGPRYCVVLMAAAGHFAGAIFQGREVVAHKTFHRYTVRAKRGTAQGLQDARGGASRSAGASLRRYNEATLCKEVRDLLAGPGWAEALVEAGTILLRAPRSGRSLFFGGRGAPLQRGDPRLWDIPLATRRPTFRELQRVLHKLTTLHVHGEDPREAVRSDSPQTHWKTMKVERKEAIEEERRKVPSDENEELGQNAQSPKQGSGSEGEDSFQVELELVEMTLGTLALREFEVLPKRSRKKRSKKQRSRDLEAGAHRTLPQQPQEDEALTEAALADTTPMGPSLDEAMATGQPELWGVLLAACRAGDVGMLKLQLASNPADPGVRSLLSAPLGSGGFTLLHAAAAAGRGSVVRLLLEAGADPTVQDFRAQPPYTVAVDKSTRNEFRRFMEKNLDAYDYNKAQVPGPLTPEMEARQATRKREQKAARRLREEQQRKQQEQEKQEQEEQQRFAALSDREKRALAAERRLAAQLGAPAPQIPDPVIINVRRCWSCGTSLQGLIPFHYLDFSFCSTRCLRDHRSRAGRPSS; this is encoded by the exons ATGTCGCCCACTTCAGCTGCAGCCCCGGCTCCTGCGTCGGTCTCCCTGTTTGACCTCAACGCGGATGCCCTGATCTTTCAGGGCCTGAGTCTGGTGAGCCACGTTCCCAGGGAGGCTCTGGCCCAGGCCCTGCACTGTCCAG GTTCAGGTGAGACAGAGAGCCCAAAAAGAAAACTACTCCAGGGTCCTCCAGATATTTCGGAGAAGTTACATTGTTTAACCTGTGACCACACCTTGCAGAACCACCAGGAGCAG AGAGAACATTATAAGCTTGACTGGCATCGGTTTAACTTAAAGCAACGTCTTAAGGACAAGCCCCACCTCTCTGCCTTGGACTTCGAAAAGCAGAGCTCCACAG GAGATCTTTCCAGCATCTCAGGATCAGAAGACTCAGACTCAGCCAGTGAGGAGGATTTGCAGATAGTAGATGAGGAAAGGGCTAAATTTGAGAAGCCTAACCAACCACGAGGCTTCCACCCGCATCAGGTTCTTTTCCGAAACGCCCAGGGCCAGTTCCTCTCTGCCTACCGTTGTATCCTAGGCCCTCGCCAG GTGCCCCCAGAAGAGGCAGGACTTCTGCTACAGAACCTGCAAAGTGGAGGTCCCAGATACTGTGTGGTGCTCATGGCTGCAGCTGGGCACTTTGCTGGTGCCATTTTCCAAGG AAGAGAAGTGGTGGCACACAAAACTTTTCACCGCTACACTGTACGGGCCAAGCGGGGCACAGCCCAGGGGCTTCAGGATGCCCGGGGTGGGGCTTCTCGCTCTGCTGGAGCCAGCTTGAGGCGCTATAATGAAGCCACACTATGTAAG GAGGTTCGTGACCTGTTGGCAGGGCCAGGCTGGGCTGAGGCGCTGGTGGAGGCTGGGACCATTCTGCTGCGTGCCCCCCGCTCTGGCCGATCCTTGTTCTTTGGAGGCCGTGGGGCACCCCTGCAACGGGGGGACCCCCGACTTTGGGATATCCCCCTCGCCACCCGCAGACCCACCTTCCGAGAGCTACAGCGTGTGCTCCATAAGCTGACTACTTTGCATGTCCATG GAGAAGACCCCCGGGAGGCAGTCAGATCAGACTCACCTCAAACACACTGGAAGACAATGAAAGTGGAGAGGAAGGAGGCTAtcgaagaagaaagaagaaaggtccCCAGTGATGAAAATGAGGAACTTGGGCAGAATGCACAGTCTCCCAAACAGG GTTCAGGGTCGGAGGGAGAGGACAGCTTCCAGGTTGAGTTGGAGCTGGTGGAGATGACACTGGGGACTCTGGCTCTTCGTGAGTTTGAGGTATTGCCCAAGCGGAGTAGGAAGAAAAGGAGTAAGAAGCAGAGAAGCCGGGACCTGGAGGCTGGGGCACACAGGACTCTACCCCAGCAACCCCAAGAAGATGAGGCTCTCACAGAGGCAGCCCTGGCAGATACAACCCCCATGGGGCCTTCGCTGGATGAGGCCATGGCCACTGGTCAGCCAGAGCTCTGGGGTGTGCTTCTGGCTGCTTGCCGAGCCGGAGATGTTGGGATGCTGAAGCTCCAGCTAGCTTCCAACCCTGCAGACCCTGGAGTTAGGTCTCTGCTCAGTGCCCCCTTGGGCTCTGGTGGCTTTACGCTCCTGCATGCAGCAGCTGCAGCTGGAAGAGGTTCAGTGGTTCGCCTGCTATTGGAGGCAGGTGCCGACCCTACTGTGCA GGACTTCCGGGCCCAGCCACCGTATACCGTTGCAGTTGACAAATCAACACGTAATGAGTTCCGAAGGTTCATGGAGAAGAATCTGGATGCCTATGATTACAACAAGGCTCAG GTGCCAGGCCCACTGACACCAGAGATGGAGGCACGGCAGGCCACACGGAAAAGGGAGCAGAAGGCAGCCCGGCGGCTACGGGAGGAACAGCAGCGGAAGCAACAGGAGCAGGAGAAGCAGGAGCAAGAAGAGCAGCAGAGATTTGCTGCCCTCAGTGACCGAGAGAAG AGAGCTCTTGCTGCAGAGCGCCGACTAGCTGCCCAGCTGGGAGCCCCTGCACCTCAGATCCCTGACCCTGTGATCATCAATGTCCG aCGCTGCTGGAGTTGTGGGACATCCCTCCAAGGCCTCATTCCCTTTCATTACCTTGACTTCTCTTTCTGCTCCACACGCTGCCTCCGGGATCATCGCTCTCGGGCTGGGAGGCCCTCTTCCTGA
- the GLB1L gene encoding beta-galactosidase-1-like protein gives MPPCLLSLLLPFLTLLLPQADTRSFVVDRDHNRFLLDGVPFRYVSGSLHYFRVPRVLWADRLFKMRMSGLNAIQFYVPWNYHEPEPGVYNFNGSRDLTAFLNEANKANLLVILRPGPYICAEWEMGGLPSWLLRKPKIHLRTSDPDFLAAVDSWFHVLLPKIYPWLYHNGGNIISIQVENEYGSYKACDFSYMRHLAGLFRTILGDKILLFTTDGPEGLKCGTLQGLYTTVDFGPADNMTKIFNQLRKYEPHGPLVNSEYYTGWLDYWGQNHSTRSIPAVTKGLENMLKLGASVNMYMFHGGTNFGYWNGADEKGYFLPITTSYDYDAPLSEAGDPTPKLFALRNVISKFQEIPLGPLPPPSPKMMLGPLTLHLDGSLLAFLDFLCPQGPIRSILPMTFEAVKQDHGFVLYRTHLVNTFTEPTSFWVPNDGLHDRAYVMVNGVFQGVLERNMKHRLFLTGKMGDKLDVLVENMGRLSFGSNSSDFKGLLEPPLMGHVVLTQWLIFPLKIDSLVKWWFPIQLPKRSQPSTSSGPTFYSASFPILGSVGDTFLYLPGWSKGQVWINGFNLGRYWTKRGPQQTLYVPRPLLFPRGTFNKITVLELENVPPRPQIQFLDKPILNSTLYRTYLYSFSAGEQMELSGH, from the exons ATGCCGCcctgccttctctctctgctgctGCCGTTCCTGACGCTGCTGCTGCCCCAG GCAGACACTCGGTCTTTCGTAGTGGATCGGGATCATAACCGGTTCCTCCTGGACGGGGTTCCGTTCCGCTATGTATCTGGCAGCCTGCACTACTTCCGGGTACCGCGGGTGCTTTGGGCAGACCGGCTTTTCAAAATGCGAATGAGCGGCCTTAACGCCATACAGTT TTACGTGCCTTGGAACTACCATGAGCCAGAGCCTGGGGTCTATAACTTTAATGGCAGCCGGGACCTCACTGCGTTTCTGAATGAGGCAAATAAGGCGAACTTGTTGGTCATACTGAGACCAGGACCTTATATTTGTGCAGAGTGGGAGATG GGGGGTCTCCCATCCTGGTTGCTTCGAAAACCTAAAATTCATCTGAGAACCTcagatccag ACTTCCTTGCTGCAGTGGACTCCTGGTTTCATGTCTTGCTGCCCAAGATATATCCATGGCTGTACCACAATGGGGGCAACATCATTAGCATTCAG GTGGAGAATGAATATGGTAGTTATAAGGCCTGTGATTTCAGCTACATGAGGCACCTGGCTGGGCTCTTCCGTACAATACTGGGAGACAAGATCTTGCTCTTTACCACTGATGGGCCTGAAGGACTCAAATGTGGCACCCTCCAGGGACTCTATACCACTGTAGATTTTGGCCCAG CCGACAACATGACCAAAATCTTTAACCAGCTTCGGAAGTATGAACCCCATGGGCCATTG GTAAACTCTGAGTACTACACAGGCTGGCTGGATTACTGGGGCCAGAATCATTCCACACGGTCCATTCCAGCTGTAACCAAGGGACTAGAGAACATGCTGAAGTTGGGAGCCAGTGTGAACAT GTACATGTTCCATGGAGGTACCAACTTTGGATACTGGAATG GTGCTGATGAGAAAGGGTACTTCCTTCCAATTACTACCAGCTATGACTACGATGCACCCCTCTCTGAAGCAGGAGACCCCACACCTAAGCTTTTTGCTCTTCGGAATGTCATCAGCAAG TTCCAGGAAATTCCCTTGGGACCCTTACCTCCCCCCAGCCCCAAGATGATGCTTGGACCTTTGACTCTGCACCTG GATGGAAGTTTGCTGGCATTCCTAGACTTCCTATGCCCCCAAGGGCCCATCCGTTCAATCTTGCCGATGACCTTTGAGGCTGTCAAGCAG GACCATGGCTTTGTGTTGTACCGGACCCATCTGGTCAATACCTTTACAGAGCCGACATCCTTCTGGGTGCCAAATGATGGACTCCATGACCGTGCCTACGTGATGGTGAATGGG GTGTTTCAGGGTGTTTTGGAACGAAACATGAAACACAGATTATTTTTGACGGGGAAAATGGGGGACAAACTGGATGTCTTGGTGGAAAACATGGGGAGGCTCAGTTTTGGGTCTAACAGCAGTGACTTCAAG GGCCTGTTAGAGCCACCACTTATGGGGCACGTAGTCCTTACCCAGTGGCTCATATTCCCTCTGAAAATTGATAGTCTTGTAAAGTGGTGGTTTCCTATCCAGTTGCCGAAAAGATCACAACCTTCAACTTCCTCTGGCCCCACCTTCTACTCTGCATCGTTTCCAATTTTAGGCTCAGTCGGGGACACATTTCTGTATCTACCTGGATGGTCCAAG GGCCAAGTCTGGATCAATGGGTTTAACTTGGGCCGGTACTGGACAAAACGGGGGCCACAACAGACCCTCTATGTGCCAAGACCCCTGCTATTTCCTAGGGGAACATTCAACAAAATCACAGTGCTGGAGCTAGAAAATGTGCCTCCTAGGCCCCAAATCCAATTTCTGGACAAGCCTATCCTCAATAGCACCTTGTATAGGACATACCTCTATTCCTTCTCAGCTGGTGAACAAATGGAGTTAAGTGGGCACTGA
- the STK16 gene encoding serine/threonine-protein kinase 16 isoform X1: MGHALCVCSRGTVVIDNKRYLFIQKLGEGGFSYVDLVEGLHDGHFYALKRILCHEQQDREEAQREADMHRLFHHPNILHLVAYCMRDRGSKHEAWLLLPFFKRGTLWNEIERLKDRGSFLTEDQILLLLLGICRGLEAIHAKGYAHRDLKPTNILLGDEGQPVLMDLGSMNQARIHVEGSRQALALQDWAAQRCTISYRAPELFSVQSHCVIDEQTDVWSLGCVLYAMMFGEGPYDMVFQKGDSVALAVQNQLSIPQSSRHSSALRQLVASMMTVDPQQRPLIPVLLSQVEALQPLPPGQHTSQI, translated from the exons ATGGGCCATGCGCTGTGTGTCTGCTCTCGGGGAACTGTCGTCATTGACAATAAGCGCTACCTCTTCATACAGAAACTGGGGGAGGG TGGGTTCAGCTATGTGGACCTAGTGGAGGGGTTACATGATGGACACTTCTACGCCCTGAAGCGAATTCTGTGTCACGAGCAGCAGGACCGGGAGGAGGCCCAGCGAGAAGCAGACATGCATCGGCTCTTCCATCACCCCAATATCCTCCACCTCGTGGCTTACTGTATGAGGGACCGGGGCTCGAAACATGAGGCCTGGCTGCTGCTACCCTTCTTCAAG AGAGGTACGCTGTGGAATGAGATAGAGAGACTGAAGGACAGAGGCAGCTTCTTGACTGAGGACCaaatcctgctgctgctgctgggtaTCTGCAGAGGCCTTGAGGCCATTCATGCCAAGGGTTATGCCCACAG AGACCTAAAGCCCACCAATATCTTGCTTGGAGATGAGGGGCAGCCTGTTTTAATGGACTTGGGTTCCATGAATCAAGCACGTATCCACGTGGAGGGTTCCCGCCAGGCCCTGGCCCTGCAG GACTGGGCGGCCCAGCGATGCACCATCTCCTACCGGGCCCCGGAGCTCTTCTCCGTGCAGAGCCACTGTGTCATTGATGAGCAGACTGACGTCTGG TCCCTAGGCTGTGTGCTGTATGCCATGATGTTTGGGGAAGGCCCTTATGACATGGTGTTCCAGAAGGGTGACAGTGTGGCCCTTGCTGTGCAGAACCAGCTCAGCATTCCACAAAGCTCCAG GCATTCTTCAGCATTGCGGCAGTTGGTGGCTTCCATGATGACTGTGGACCCCCAGCAGCGCCCTCTCATTCCTGTCCTTCTCAGTCAGGTGGAGGCACTGCAGCCCCTACCTCCTGGCCAGCACACTTCCCAAATCTGA
- the LOC100672207 gene encoding tubulin alpha-4A chain isoform X2: MRECISVHVGQAGVQMGNACWELYCLEHGIQPDGQMPSDKTIGGGDDSFTTFFCETGAGKHVPRAVFVDLEPTVIDEIRNGPYRQLFHPEQLITGKEDAANNYARGHYTIGKEIIDPVLDRIRKLSDQCTGLQGFLVFHSFGGGTGSGFTSLLMERLSVDYGKKSKLEFSIYPAPQVSTAVVEPYNSILTTHTTLEHSDCAFMVDNEAIYDICRRNLDIERPTYTNLNRLISQIVSSITASLRFDGALNVDLTEFQTNLVPYPRIHFPLATYAPVISAEKAYHEQLSVAEITNACFEPANQMVKCDPRHGKYMACCLLYRGDVVPKDVNAAIAAIKTKRSIQFVDWCPTGFKVGINYQPPTVVPGGDLAKVQRAVCMLSNTTAIAEAWARLDHKFDLMYAKRAFVHWYVGEGMEEGEFSEAREDMAALEKDYEEVGIDSYEDEDEGEE; this comes from the exons ATG CGTGAATGCATCTCAGTCCATGTGGGGCAGGCAGGTGTCCAGATGGGCAATGCCTGCTGGGAGCTCTACTGTCTAGAACATGGGATTCAGCCTGATGGCCAGATGCCTAGTGACAAGACCATTGGTGGAGGGGATGACTCCTTCACTACCTTCTTCTGTGAAACCGGCGCTGGAAAACATGTGCCCCGGGCAGTTTTTGTTGATTTGGAGCCCACTGTAATTG ATGAGATCCGAAATGGCCCATACCGACAGCTCTTCCATCCAGAGCAGCTCATCACTGGGAAAGAAGATGCCGCTAACAACTATGCCCGTGGTCACTATACCATTGGCAAGGAGATCATCGACCCGGTGCTGGACCGGATCCGCAAGCTG TCTGACCAATGCACAGGACTTCAGGGCTTCCTGGTGTTCCACAGCTTTGGAGGGGGTACCGGCTCTGGCTTCACCTCGCTGCTGATGGAGCGGCTCTCTGTTGACTAtggcaagaagtccaagctggagTTCTCCATCTACCCGGCCCCTCAGGTGTCCACAGCTGTGGTCGAGCCCTACAACTCCATCCTGACCACCCACACCACCCTGGAGCACTCAGACTGTGCCTTCATGGTGGACAACGAGGCCATCTATGACATCTGCCGCCGCAACCTGGACATCGAGCGCCCAACCTACACCAACCTCAACCGCCTCATCAGCCAAATTGTCTCTTCCATCACAGCTTCCCTACGCTTTGATGGGGCCCTCAATGTGGACCTGACAGAGTTCCAGACCAACCTGGTCCCCTACCCTCGCATTCACTTCCCCCTGGCCACCTATGCACCAGTCATCTCTGCAGAGAAGGCCTACCATGAGCAGCTGTCGGTGGCAGAGATCACCAATGCCTGCTTTGAGCCTGCCAACCAGATGGTGAAGTGTGACCCCCGTCATGGCAAGTACATGGCCTGCTGTCTGTTGTACCGTGGAGACGTGGTGCCCAAGGATGTCAATGCTGCCATCGCTGCCATCAAGACCAAGCGCAGTATTCAGTTTGTGGACTGGTGTCCAACAGGCTTCAAGGTTGGTATCAACTACCAGCCACCCACTGTGGTGCCCGGGGGTGACCTGGCCAAGGTGCAGCGCGCCGTGTGTATGTTGAGCAACACGACTGCCATCGCCGAGGCCTGGGCCCGTCTGGACCACAAGTTCGACCTGATGTATGCCAAGAGGGCATTCGTGCACTGGTATGTGGGTGAGGGCATGGAAGAGGGTGAGTTCTCTGAGGCCCGAGAGGATATGGCTGCCCTGGAGAAGGATTACGAGGAAGTGGGCATCGACTCCTATGAGGACGAGGATGAGGGGGAAGAATAG
- the LOC100672207 gene encoding tubulin alpha-4A chain isoform X1 encodes MLCPLFIPQRECISVHVGQAGVQMGNACWELYCLEHGIQPDGQMPSDKTIGGGDDSFTTFFCETGAGKHVPRAVFVDLEPTVIDEIRNGPYRQLFHPEQLITGKEDAANNYARGHYTIGKEIIDPVLDRIRKLSDQCTGLQGFLVFHSFGGGTGSGFTSLLMERLSVDYGKKSKLEFSIYPAPQVSTAVVEPYNSILTTHTTLEHSDCAFMVDNEAIYDICRRNLDIERPTYTNLNRLISQIVSSITASLRFDGALNVDLTEFQTNLVPYPRIHFPLATYAPVISAEKAYHEQLSVAEITNACFEPANQMVKCDPRHGKYMACCLLYRGDVVPKDVNAAIAAIKTKRSIQFVDWCPTGFKVGINYQPPTVVPGGDLAKVQRAVCMLSNTTAIAEAWARLDHKFDLMYAKRAFVHWYVGEGMEEGEFSEAREDMAALEKDYEEVGIDSYEDEDEGEE; translated from the exons ATGTTGTGTCCCCTCTTTATCCCTCAGCGTGAATGCATCTCAGTCCATGTGGGGCAGGCAGGTGTCCAGATGGGCAATGCCTGCTGGGAGCTCTACTGTCTAGAACATGGGATTCAGCCTGATGGCCAGATGCCTAGTGACAAGACCATTGGTGGAGGGGATGACTCCTTCACTACCTTCTTCTGTGAAACCGGCGCTGGAAAACATGTGCCCCGGGCAGTTTTTGTTGATTTGGAGCCCACTGTAATTG ATGAGATCCGAAATGGCCCATACCGACAGCTCTTCCATCCAGAGCAGCTCATCACTGGGAAAGAAGATGCCGCTAACAACTATGCCCGTGGTCACTATACCATTGGCAAGGAGATCATCGACCCGGTGCTGGACCGGATCCGCAAGCTG TCTGACCAATGCACAGGACTTCAGGGCTTCCTGGTGTTCCACAGCTTTGGAGGGGGTACCGGCTCTGGCTTCACCTCGCTGCTGATGGAGCGGCTCTCTGTTGACTAtggcaagaagtccaagctggagTTCTCCATCTACCCGGCCCCTCAGGTGTCCACAGCTGTGGTCGAGCCCTACAACTCCATCCTGACCACCCACACCACCCTGGAGCACTCAGACTGTGCCTTCATGGTGGACAACGAGGCCATCTATGACATCTGCCGCCGCAACCTGGACATCGAGCGCCCAACCTACACCAACCTCAACCGCCTCATCAGCCAAATTGTCTCTTCCATCACAGCTTCCCTACGCTTTGATGGGGCCCTCAATGTGGACCTGACAGAGTTCCAGACCAACCTGGTCCCCTACCCTCGCATTCACTTCCCCCTGGCCACCTATGCACCAGTCATCTCTGCAGAGAAGGCCTACCATGAGCAGCTGTCGGTGGCAGAGATCACCAATGCCTGCTTTGAGCCTGCCAACCAGATGGTGAAGTGTGACCCCCGTCATGGCAAGTACATGGCCTGCTGTCTGTTGTACCGTGGAGACGTGGTGCCCAAGGATGTCAATGCTGCCATCGCTGCCATCAAGACCAAGCGCAGTATTCAGTTTGTGGACTGGTGTCCAACAGGCTTCAAGGTTGGTATCAACTACCAGCCACCCACTGTGGTGCCCGGGGGTGACCTGGCCAAGGTGCAGCGCGCCGTGTGTATGTTGAGCAACACGACTGCCATCGCCGAGGCCTGGGCCCGTCTGGACCACAAGTTCGACCTGATGTATGCCAAGAGGGCATTCGTGCACTGGTATGTGGGTGAGGGCATGGAAGAGGGTGAGTTCTCTGAGGCCCGAGAGGATATGGCTGCCCTGGAGAAGGATTACGAGGAAGTGGGCATCGACTCCTATGAGGACGAGGATGAGGGGGAAGAATAG